A single region of the Paludibacter jiangxiensis genome encodes:
- a CDS encoding polyprenyl synthetase family protein: MLQVNEAQDIINKRISNLHYPASPERLYEPIRYVLALGGKRIRPAFALLACNLFSEEIESAVEPAIGLEVFHNFTLLHDDIMDKADMRRGHQTAHKKWCDNVAILSGDAMQIDAYRHVAQAPQSKLKEILDLFSQTAIEVCEGQQFDMDFEHRNNVSLPEYIEMIRLKTAVLLACSLKMGALVGNANTTDASLLYEFGINLGLAFQLQDDFLDVYGDVEKFGKNIGGDILCNKKTFLLISAFNVADDSSRKELEKWLTIPDANPQEKIKAVTDIYNRLNIKQICQEEMDCYYQKALHALRSVSCPEQRKEVLQNYASRLMQRES; the protein is encoded by the coding sequence ATGCTACAAGTTAACGAAGCTCAAGATATTATTAACAAGCGCATTAGCAACCTTCACTATCCGGCCTCTCCGGAGAGGTTATATGAACCTATCCGGTATGTATTGGCTCTTGGAGGGAAACGGATTCGTCCGGCATTTGCACTTTTGGCTTGTAATCTCTTCTCCGAAGAGATAGAATCTGCAGTTGAACCTGCCATTGGCTTGGAAGTTTTTCACAATTTCACTTTGTTGCATGACGACATAATGGACAAAGCCGATATGCGCCGGGGCCACCAGACAGCTCACAAAAAATGGTGCGACAATGTTGCTATCCTTTCCGGTGACGCTATGCAGATTGATGCTTACCGACACGTAGCACAGGCTCCGCAGTCCAAATTAAAAGAAATATTGGACTTGTTCTCTCAAACCGCTATAGAAGTTTGCGAAGGACAGCAATTTGACATGGATTTCGAACATCGCAACAATGTTTCTTTGCCGGAATATATAGAAATGATACGTCTGAAGACGGCCGTATTACTCGCTTGTAGCCTAAAAATGGGAGCCCTTGTCGGAAATGCAAATACTACCGACGCTTCTCTCTTATACGAATTTGGTATCAATCTCGGATTAGCATTTCAGCTGCAAGACGATTTCTTGGACGTATACGGTGACGTGGAAAAATTCGGTAAAAACATCGGTGGAGATATCCTTTGCAATAAAAAAACGTTTCTGTTGATTTCTGCTTTTAATGTAGCAGATGATTCCTCAAGAAAAGAGCTCGAAAAATGGCTAACCATTCCGGATGCAAATCCGCAGGAAAAAATTAAAGCGGTTACTGATATTTATAATCGGCTAAACATAAAACAAATTTGTCAGGAAGAGATGGACTGCTATTACCAGAAAGCCCTCCATGCGCTTCGTTCGGTCAGTTGCCCCGAACAGAGAAAAGAAGTTCTGCAAAATTATGCCAGTCGATTAATGCAACGAGAATCCTAA
- the trxA gene encoding thioredoxin — protein MAHEITDGNFEEILKSNKVVVVDFWAEWCGPCRMVAPIVEELAEQFKEQAFIGKLNVDDNPDSPEKFLIRNIPTILLFKDGELADKIVGALPKQALQAKIEALL, from the coding sequence ATGGCGCACGAGATTACAGACGGCAACTTTGAGGAAATCCTCAAGTCAAATAAAGTAGTAGTGGTGGATTTTTGGGCAGAATGGTGTGGCCCCTGCCGCATGGTTGCTCCTATAGTAGAAGAATTGGCAGAACAATTCAAAGAACAGGCCTTTATCGGTAAATTGAATGTCGATGATAATCCTGACAGTCCTGAAAAATTCCTGATTCGCAATATTCCTACAATTCTTTTGTTTAAGGATGGCGAATTAGCTGATAAGATAGTGGGTGCATTGCCAAAACAAGCATTACAGGCCAAAATTGAAGCTTTATTATAA
- the gltA gene encoding NADPH-dependent glutamate synthase, which yields MDNNTKRNEPWREELRKSIKNKERADKSRVHMRELPADYRNKNNEEVNCGLTKEEALNEAKRCLDCPAPSCTNGCPVGIDIPQFVKNIERGEILEAAKIIKQTSALPAVCSRVCPQEKQCEAECIYAQKMGKEAVAIGYLERFAADYERESGQMAVPECAPSNGIKVAAVGSGPAGLAFASDMAKRGYSVTVFEALHEIGGVLKYGIPEFRLPNSIIDVEIEMLKKLGVEIVTNCIVGKTITFEDLQAQGYKALFVGSGAGLPRFMNIPGENLIGVMSSNEYLTRINLMGALRDGDTPVLSGKNVAIIGGGNTAMDAVRTAKRLGAEHAMIVYRRSEAEMPARIEEIKHAKEEGVEFMPLHNPIEYIGDEKGRVKQMRLQKMELGEPDASGRRSPVEIPGAIETIDVDTVIVSIGVSPNPLVPSSIKDLSVSKWGTITVNDGMQSSVPTIFAGGDIVRGGATVILAMGDGRRAAAAMDEYLKSC from the coding sequence ATGGACAATAATACAAAAAGAAATGAGCCGTGGCGTGAAGAGCTGCGGAAATCTATAAAGAATAAAGAACGTGCAGATAAGTCTCGCGTTCACATGCGCGAGCTCCCTGCTGACTACCGAAATAAAAACAATGAAGAGGTAAACTGCGGATTAACAAAGGAAGAGGCTTTGAACGAAGCAAAACGTTGCCTTGACTGTCCCGCTCCATCATGCACAAACGGTTGCCCTGTAGGTATTGATATCCCTCAATTTGTAAAAAATATTGAGAGAGGCGAAATTCTTGAAGCGGCCAAAATAATAAAACAAACCAGTGCTTTGCCTGCCGTTTGTAGTCGTGTGTGTCCTCAGGAAAAACAGTGTGAAGCCGAATGTATCTACGCGCAAAAAATGGGCAAGGAAGCAGTCGCAATTGGGTATCTCGAACGTTTTGCAGCCGATTATGAACGCGAAAGCGGCCAAATGGCAGTGCCTGAATGCGCTCCTTCTAATGGCATAAAGGTTGCTGCTGTCGGTTCTGGGCCTGCCGGGTTAGCCTTTGCCAGCGATATGGCAAAAAGAGGCTATTCTGTGACCGTATTTGAGGCTTTGCACGAAATTGGAGGTGTACTTAAGTATGGAATTCCCGAGTTCCGTCTTCCTAATTCTATAATCGATGTGGAAATTGAAATGCTCAAGAAACTGGGCGTGGAAATTGTAACCAACTGCATCGTTGGAAAAACCATCACATTTGAAGATTTACAGGCGCAGGGATACAAAGCTTTGTTCGTAGGCAGCGGAGCCGGATTGCCCCGTTTTATGAATATTCCAGGCGAAAATCTCATTGGAGTTATGTCGTCCAACGAATACCTTACCCGTATTAACCTGATGGGTGCATTGCGGGACGGAGATACACCTGTGCTGTCAGGAAAGAATGTTGCCATTATTGGAGGTGGTAATACGGCTATGGATGCTGTTCGTACAGCCAAACGACTGGGAGCCGAACATGCGATGATCGTTTACAGACGTTCTGAAGCCGAAATGCCTGCTCGTATTGAAGAAATCAAACATGCCAAAGAAGAAGGCGTGGAATTTATGCCACTGCACAATCCGATCGAATACATAGGCGATGAAAAAGGTCGCGTAAAACAAATGCGACTTCAGAAAATGGAGCTTGGAGAACCTGATGCATCAGGTCGGAGAAGCCCTGTTGAAATTCCGGGTGCCATTGAAACGATTGATGTTGACACGGTAATCGTAAGTATTGGGGTGTCTCCTAATCCTTTGGTGCCAAGTTCAATAAAGGATTTGTCCGTGTCGAAATGGGGAACCATTACCGTTAATGACGGAATGCAATCTTCGGTTCCGACTATTTTTGCCGGAGGTGACATTGTCAGGGGCGGGGCAACCGTGATACTTGCAATGGGCGATGGCAGAAGGGCTGCAGCTGCAATGGATGAATATCTAAAATCTTGTTGA
- a CDS encoding sulfide/dihydroorotate dehydrogenase-like FAD/NAD-binding protein, producing the protein MNKILKKEHFSPNVLHFEVEAPQIAKTRKAGHFVLVKVGEKGERIPLTIAASDPVKGSISLVVQRVGVSSAKLCDLNEGDYITDLVGPLGKATHIENYGTVVCAGGGVGVAPLLPIVEAMKKAGNRVITVLAARSKDLVILEEQMRANSDEVIVMTDDGSYGKQGLVTAGIEEVLLREKVDMCVTVGPAIMMKFVALLTKKYNVPTMASLNTIMVDGTGMCGACRITVGGKIKFVCVDGPEFDAHEVDFDEMQMRLNSYKEIETEAMKHYIETAAI; encoded by the coding sequence ATGAACAAAATCTTAAAGAAGGAGCATTTTTCACCCAATGTATTACATTTTGAAGTGGAAGCTCCTCAAATTGCCAAAACACGCAAAGCCGGTCATTTTGTACTGGTAAAAGTTGGAGAGAAGGGAGAACGCATACCATTAACCATTGCTGCGTCTGACCCTGTAAAAGGAAGTATATCGTTGGTTGTGCAACGTGTTGGTGTCTCTTCAGCTAAATTATGTGACCTGAATGAAGGTGATTATATAACCGATCTCGTTGGTCCGTTGGGGAAAGCTACTCATATTGAAAACTACGGTACTGTAGTTTGCGCTGGAGGAGGAGTTGGTGTTGCACCTCTGTTACCAATAGTGGAAGCTATGAAAAAGGCTGGAAATCGTGTTATAACGGTTCTTGCAGCCCGTTCCAAAGATCTTGTGATTCTCGAAGAACAGATGCGAGCTAATTCTGATGAAGTAATTGTCATGACAGACGATGGTAGCTATGGCAAACAAGGCTTGGTTACTGCGGGGATTGAAGAGGTGCTGCTCAGAGAAAAAGTAGATATGTGTGTGACGGTTGGTCCTGCTATCATGATGAAATTTGTGGCATTGCTCACCAAGAAATATAATGTGCCTACTATGGCTTCGCTCAACACTATTATGGTAGACGGTACCGGTATGTGTGGTGCTTGTCGTATTACTGTCGGCGGAAAAATAAAATTTGTTTGTGTAGACGGTCCTGAATTCGACGCTCACGAAGTGGATTTTGATGAAATGCAAATGAGACTCAACTCCTACAAAGAAATCGAGACCGAAGCAATGAAACATTACATCGAAACCGCAGCCATTTGA
- a CDS encoding outer membrane beta-barrel protein, giving the protein MDTHKYKENDTLIRQKFDNYEVELPSDDWAVFSQKLAEAQPKRRRFVWYYVAAAASIIGVLFVGVSYLSNGRVSTGGNLAVQSSNHNAGLNSAKSTIRPLVNEKEDGSQQKPLALASNPSTVHAANSVATKTQEQAQTATVLLSESKGQNISVAGKDADNAQQVAVVAAKPVVNDFDTAGYITHPVKQYAELPNLPVEDSKAAFTTGKKQSTGSNNLVHWLAGNFQGNLGLSSGAGTDLTSSESISSHLFSRVSQADALLASSTPTLISFSDKKTYYVPMSFGLTAGMPIGNRWELQSGIVYTLLITTGELQSSSNVKATGRIEQHYIGVPVSLAYAFIKQPSFSVYLTGGGRIEKGISLVEKIYTYNSQNIPTEQERYHYSISGVQVALEAGIGASYRLYRFISWYAEIGGAWYVPCNQPESSRTEHPLNAALKTGLRFSLIK; this is encoded by the coding sequence ATGGATACTCACAAGTATAAAGAAAACGACACATTAATCCGGCAGAAGTTCGACAATTACGAGGTTGAGCTGCCGTCTGATGATTGGGCTGTTTTTAGTCAGAAGCTGGCTGAAGCACAACCCAAGCGTCGTCGCTTTGTGTGGTATTATGTGGCAGCTGCCGCTTCGATTATTGGAGTTTTGTTTGTCGGAGTTTCATATCTGTCCAACGGCCGGGTGTCTACGGGAGGTAACCTTGCGGTACAGTCTTCGAATCACAACGCAGGGCTTAATTCAGCAAAATCAACCATCCGTCCCCTGGTAAATGAAAAAGAAGACGGTTCGCAACAAAAGCCGTTAGCCCTTGCTTCTAACCCGTCCACTGTTCATGCTGCTAACAGCGTTGCAACTAAAACACAGGAACAAGCCCAAACTGCTACGGTATTGCTTTCAGAATCAAAGGGACAAAATATATCTGTTGCAGGTAAGGATGCAGATAACGCTCAGCAGGTAGCAGTTGTTGCAGCCAAGCCTGTTGTAAATGATTTTGATACTGCCGGCTATATTACGCATCCCGTAAAACAGTATGCGGAGTTGCCAAATTTGCCTGTTGAGGATTCAAAAGCTGCATTCACGACCGGCAAAAAGCAATCAACTGGGTCGAATAATCTGGTTCATTGGCTTGCCGGAAACTTTCAGGGAAATTTGGGACTGTCGTCGGGCGCAGGAACTGATCTGACATCAAGCGAATCTATTAGTTCGCACCTTTTCTCCCGGGTGTCACAAGCAGATGCATTGCTGGCTTCATCTACTCCCACGCTCATCAGTTTCTCTGATAAGAAGACTTATTATGTGCCAATGTCTTTTGGGCTAACGGCCGGAATGCCGATTGGTAATAGGTGGGAATTGCAAAGCGGAATAGTATATACCCTTCTTATAACTACAGGAGAACTTCAGTCTTCTTCTAATGTGAAGGCTACCGGGCGCATAGAGCAACATTACATCGGCGTGCCGGTTTCTTTAGCCTATGCGTTTATTAAGCAACCTTCCTTCTCGGTATATCTGACGGGTGGGGGACGAATTGAAAAAGGAATCTCTCTCGTTGAAAAAATTTATACTTACAACTCTCAAAATATTCCAACAGAACAGGAACGCTATCATTACTCCATTAGTGGCGTTCAGGTGGCACTGGAAGCCGGAATCGGAGCAAGCTATCGCTTATATCGCTTCATTAGCTGGTATGCTGAAATTGGCGGCGCATGGTATGTGCCCTGCAACCAACCGGAGAGCTCACGTACGGAGCATCCTTTGAATGCCGCTCTCAAAACCGGTTTAAGATTTTCCCTGATTAAATAG
- a CDS encoding RNA polymerase sigma factor, giving the protein MYIAREESQLIEDCQKRIAAAQRQLYEQYSRKMMGVCMRYVNNYETARDLMHDGFIKIFLNISSFAHEGSFEGWMRRIFVTTSLEFLRKNDVLRESYDLATSYEVQENDETIIERISTDELREIIAGLPAGFRSVFNLYAIEGYSHKEIGEMLGIAESTSRSQFARARALLQQKMVEIYGYSQV; this is encoded by the coding sequence ATGTACATTGCCCGGGAAGAATCACAATTAATTGAAGATTGCCAAAAGCGGATTGCTGCTGCACAACGGCAGCTCTATGAGCAATATTCACGCAAGATGATGGGTGTGTGCATGCGGTATGTCAATAATTATGAGACAGCCAGAGATTTGATGCACGATGGGTTTATCAAGATTTTCCTGAATATAAGCTCGTTTGCCCACGAAGGATCTTTCGAGGGTTGGATGCGGCGTATCTTTGTAACTACGTCGCTGGAGTTTCTTCGGAAGAATGATGTTCTGCGAGAGAGTTATGATTTGGCGACTTCTTATGAAGTGCAGGAAAATGACGAAACAATTATTGAGCGGATCTCGACTGATGAATTACGCGAAATTATTGCAGGTCTGCCGGCTGGTTTTCGGTCGGTGTTCAACTTGTATGCTATAGAAGGATATAGTCACAAGGAAATTGGTGAAATGCTCGGTATTGCCGAAAGCACGTCACGATCGCAGTTTGCCAGAGCCCGTGCTCTGTTGCAACAAAAAATGGTAGAAATCTATGGATACTCACAAGTATAA
- the lpxB gene encoding lipid-A-disaccharide synthase, which yields MRYFIIAGEASGDLHGSNLMREIKNTDREAEFCFLGGDMMSVVGGKPLIHYRQMAFMGVVSVILHLRTVLRNLYVCKKTLRTFSPDVLILIDYPSFNLRIAKYAKQKLGVKIFYYISPKLWAWKEYRIKHIKALVDNMFCIFPFEIDFYKKHDYTKTLYVGNPLMDAIDTRPEKGEPFSAFVRRNKLEQKPIVALLAGSRKKEIADNLPMMASIMNEFPECQFVVAGAPGIVTSYYTQFIAGHNVKIVFGQTYALLQQASAALVTSGTATLETALLNIPQVVTYNVKFGRIILFLYKILIHTPYFSLVNIITGKPVVKELLGSQVTQQALKDELKSLLYNISYRKQMLHEYQLLHKQLGSAGASKTAAEAMVQLLTSKVD from the coding sequence ATGAGGTATTTCATTATTGCCGGCGAAGCATCGGGCGACTTACATGGGTCTAATCTGATGCGGGAAATCAAAAACACCGACCGGGAAGCTGAATTTTGCTTCCTGGGAGGTGATATGATGTCGGTTGTAGGTGGAAAACCTCTTATTCATTACAGACAGATGGCCTTCATGGGCGTCGTATCGGTGATTCTTCATTTGAGAACCGTATTGCGAAACTTGTATGTCTGTAAAAAAACACTTCGTACTTTCTCTCCTGATGTTCTGATTTTGATTGATTATCCGAGCTTTAACCTGCGTATTGCAAAATATGCGAAACAAAAGCTGGGGGTCAAAATCTTTTATTACATCTCTCCTAAATTGTGGGCCTGGAAAGAATATCGTATTAAACATATTAAGGCATTAGTCGATAATATGTTTTGCATCTTTCCCTTCGAAATTGACTTTTATAAAAAGCACGATTACACGAAGACTTTGTACGTGGGTAATCCTTTGATGGATGCCATTGATACCCGCCCCGAAAAAGGAGAGCCATTTTCTGCATTTGTGCGCCGCAATAAGCTGGAACAAAAGCCGATTGTTGCGCTTCTGGCCGGTAGTCGGAAAAAAGAAATTGCGGATAATCTCCCCATGATGGCGTCTATTATGAATGAGTTTCCTGAATGCCAGTTTGTCGTTGCAGGTGCTCCGGGTATTGTAACTTCATATTATACGCAATTTATTGCAGGTCACAATGTGAAAATTGTATTCGGCCAAACTTATGCTTTGCTTCAGCAAGCTTCGGCGGCATTGGTAACCTCCGGAACGGCCACTCTGGAGACTGCACTCCTGAATATTCCTCAGGTAGTGACTTACAACGTGAAATTTGGTCGTATCATTCTCTTCCTTTACAAAATTCTCATTCATACGCCTTACTTTTCTCTGGTGAATATCATCACGGGGAAGCCTGTCGTTAAAGAATTGCTTGGGTCGCAAGTGACGCAGCAAGCGTTGAAAGATGAATTAAAAAGCTTACTCTACAATATTTCATACAGAAAACAAATGCTGCATGAATACCAGCTTTTGCACAAACAGCTGGGCAGTGCCGGAGCTTCTAAAACTGCTGCAGAAGCTATGGTGCAACTACTTACTTCAAAGGTTGACTAA
- the yidC gene encoding membrane protein insertase YidC: protein MDKNTILGFVLIILILVGFSVLNRPSKEQVAAQRAQDSIAAVQKTAQEQAAVAAKNAAQVASDSLIAKNDTASINAAFGPLAPAGTGTEQLFTVENKVVKITFSNKGGRLYSVQLKNYQTHDSLPLILFDKNESNFGFTFATNNNRVLSTQNLYFEPIGISQNQTVTDSPKSYTFRLKATNGSYLDFVYTLAPDDYMVKLEVKGKGMESVLAPNTDRLELNWNAKIRQQEKGRKFEARYTGLFYKYIAENVNNLKQSGHDEQNLPNQLQWVAFKDQFFSSVLVADKAFTSSTLESSFDDNVNSKYISECKAKMSVGFDPKSTAATSFRFYFVPNKFNLLAKYDKGVDNDKKMRLTKLVPLGWGIFGWINQYAIIPMFNFFGSFIGSFGLIILLMTVVIKFVLFPMTYKSYMSSAKMRVLKPQIDEINAKIPSEKAMERQKATMDLYRKVGVSPMSGCLPMLLQLPILIAMFNFFPASIELRHQSFLWAKDLSSYDAVITWNATIPFITTYFGNHISLFCLLMTIVSFIYTKINMQSQMATNQQMPGMNIIMYFTPIMMWFWFNDYASGLSYYYFLSTLITIAQTYAIRSFVNEDKLLMQLEANKKKPSKKKKGGFMDRLEQMQREQAQRQKAASSKKK from the coding sequence ATGGATAAAAATACGATTCTCGGATTTGTCTTAATTATTCTGATTCTTGTCGGCTTCTCTGTGCTTAACCGCCCTTCAAAAGAGCAGGTTGCAGCTCAACGGGCACAGGACTCCATTGCGGCTGTACAAAAAACAGCACAGGAGCAAGCCGCAGTGGCAGCTAAAAATGCAGCTCAGGTTGCCTCCGATTCTCTGATCGCAAAGAACGATACAGCCTCTATCAATGCTGCGTTTGGTCCTTTGGCACCAGCAGGAACAGGTACAGAACAGCTATTCACAGTAGAGAATAAAGTGGTTAAAATCACATTCTCTAACAAAGGTGGTCGTCTCTATTCAGTGCAACTGAAAAACTACCAGACACATGATTCGTTGCCTTTGATATTGTTTGATAAAAACGAAAGCAATTTCGGATTTACTTTCGCAACCAATAATAACAGAGTTCTTAGTACGCAGAACCTTTATTTTGAACCGATTGGTATTTCACAAAACCAAACCGTTACCGATTCTCCAAAATCGTACACTTTTCGTTTGAAAGCCACCAACGGTTCGTATCTTGATTTCGTGTACACCCTCGCTCCTGACGACTACATGGTTAAACTTGAAGTTAAAGGCAAGGGAATGGAATCTGTGTTGGCTCCTAACACCGATCGTCTGGAATTGAACTGGAACGCGAAAATCCGTCAGCAGGAAAAAGGGCGTAAATTTGAAGCTCGTTACACCGGTTTGTTCTATAAATACATTGCCGAAAATGTAAACAACCTGAAGCAAAGCGGACATGATGAACAAAATCTTCCGAATCAGCTGCAATGGGTGGCATTTAAAGACCAGTTCTTCAGTAGCGTCCTCGTAGCCGATAAAGCCTTTACATCAAGCACTCTCGAAAGCTCATTCGATGATAACGTTAACTCGAAATACATCAGCGAATGCAAAGCGAAAATGAGCGTTGGATTTGATCCTAAAAGCACTGCGGCAACAAGCTTCCGTTTCTATTTCGTTCCGAACAAATTTAACCTGTTGGCTAAATACGATAAAGGCGTAGATAACGACAAGAAAATGCGCCTGACCAAACTGGTTCCGCTCGGCTGGGGTATTTTTGGTTGGATTAACCAATATGCCATCATTCCGATGTTTAACTTCTTCGGAAGCTTTATCGGAAGCTTTGGTTTGATTATTCTTTTGATGACGGTTGTTATCAAATTTGTACTCTTCCCGATGACCTATAAATCATATATGTCGTCAGCCAAGATGCGTGTACTGAAACCTCAGATAGACGAAATCAACGCTAAGATTCCTTCCGAAAAGGCAATGGAACGTCAGAAAGCGACTATGGATCTTTATCGAAAGGTGGGCGTAAGTCCAATGAGCGGTTGTTTGCCGATGCTGCTACAGTTGCCGATTTTGATCGCGATGTTCAACTTCTTTCCGGCGTCTATCGAGTTGCGTCATCAGAGCTTCCTCTGGGCAAAAGACCTTTCTTCTTATGATGCGGTGATCACCTGGAACGCAACCATTCCTTTTATCACTACCTATTTCGGGAATCATATCAGTCTCTTCTGTTTATTGATGACTATTGTCAGCTTTATTTACACAAAGATCAATATGCAGTCGCAGATGGCCACAAACCAACAAATGCCGGGAATGAACATCATTATGTATTTCACCCCGATTATGATGTGGTTCTGGTTTAACGACTATGCCTCCGGTTTGAGCTACTACTATTTCTTGTCAACCTTGATTACGATCGCGCAGACTTATGCAATTCGCAGCTTTGTGAATGAAGACAAGCTTTTAATGCAATTGGAAGCTAATAAGAAAAAGCCTTCGAAAAAGAAAAAAGGTGGCTTTATGGATCGTCTGGAACAAATGCAGCGCGAACAGGCTCAACGCCAAAAAGCTGCGTCTTCCAAGAAAAAATAA
- a CDS encoding CTP synthase, with protein sequence MKETKYIFVTGGVISSLGKGIIAASLGKLLQARGFKVTNQKLDPYINVDPGTLNPYEHGECYVTVDGHEADLDLGHYERFVNEPMHRANNVTTGYIYQKVINKERHGDYLGKTVQIIPHITDEIKENILKLGKTGEYDFVITEIGGTVGDIESLPYIESVRQLKWELGNKCLNIHLTYVPYIAAAKEVKTKPTQHSVKELQQAGVQPDVLVLRTERPLSADVRRKVALFCNVAPDAVVQSVDVPIIYEVPLKMEEEGLDEIVLRKLGCPTEPKPDMKQWIYIVDKMKNATKPVKIGLVGKYVELPDAYKSINESLLHASAYNDRKLTLELIHSEKLNAENAMDLLGELDGILIAPGFGNRGIEGKIEAIRFARENDIPCLGICLGMQCMVIEFGRNVLGFADANSTEFDLNTRHNVIDMMEEQKTILNMGGTMRLGAYPCHLEPDSLAYKVYGKDTIKERHRHRYEFNNDYREQYEQAGIKCSGINPDSNLVEIVEIPSKKWFIGTQFHPEYSSTVVNPHPLFIQFIKAAINK encoded by the coding sequence GTGAAAGAGACTAAGTACATTTTCGTTACGGGAGGCGTGATTTCATCATTGGGAAAAGGAATCATAGCCGCATCGTTAGGGAAGCTGCTGCAGGCACGCGGCTTCAAAGTGACCAACCAAAAACTGGACCCTTATATCAACGTTGACCCCGGAACCCTCAATCCGTATGAACACGGGGAATGTTATGTAACCGTTGACGGACATGAGGCCGACCTTGACCTCGGTCACTACGAACGATTTGTAAATGAACCGATGCACCGTGCCAACAACGTTACTACCGGTTACATTTATCAAAAGGTAATCAACAAAGAACGTCATGGCGACTATCTTGGAAAAACCGTCCAGATTATCCCTCACATTACAGACGAAATCAAAGAAAATATTCTGAAACTTGGTAAGACCGGGGAATATGACTTTGTAATCACCGAAATTGGTGGTACTGTGGGTGATATCGAATCATTACCCTATATTGAGAGCGTTCGTCAGTTGAAGTGGGAACTTGGAAACAAATGTCTCAACATTCATCTTACTTACGTGCCTTACATTGCTGCGGCAAAGGAAGTGAAAACAAAACCGACTCAACACTCTGTAAAAGAGCTGCAGCAAGCCGGAGTTCAGCCTGACGTTTTGGTTCTGAGAACAGAACGCCCGTTGTCTGCTGATGTTCGTCGCAAAGTTGCTCTTTTTTGTAATGTAGCTCCTGATGCAGTTGTTCAATCGGTGGATGTTCCTATCATTTACGAAGTTCCTTTGAAAATGGAAGAAGAAGGGTTGGATGAAATCGTGCTGCGCAAACTGGGCTGCCCGACAGAACCCAAACCCGATATGAAGCAATGGATTTACATCGTGGACAAAATGAAAAATGCCACCAAACCTGTCAAAATCGGGTTAGTTGGTAAATATGTCGAATTGCCGGATGCTTACAAATCCATCAATGAGTCATTGTTGCATGCTTCGGCCTACAATGATCGCAAGCTGACACTCGAACTCATTCACTCCGAGAAACTGAATGCCGAAAATGCGATGGATCTGCTCGGAGAACTCGATGGCATACTTATTGCACCGGGTTTTGGTAACCGTGGAATTGAAGGGAAGATCGAAGCAATCCGCTTTGCCCGCGAAAATGATATTCCTTGTCTGGGTATTTGTCTGGGTATGCAATGTATGGTCATTGAATTCGGACGTAACGTTTTAGGTTTTGCCGATGCCAACTCTACGGAGTTTGACCTGAATACCCGCCATAATGTCATTGACATGATGGAAGAACAGAAAACGATCCTGAATATGGGTGGTACAATGCGTTTGGGCGCTTACCCTTGTCATTTGGAACCGGATTCGCTGGCATATAAAGTTTACGGTAAAGATACCATCAAAGAACGTCACCGTCATCGCTACGAATTTAACAACGACTACCGCGAACAATACGAGCAAGCCGGTATTAAGTGTAGCGGTATTAATCCGGATTCCAATCTGGTGGAAATTGTTGAAATTCCATCTAAAAAATGGTTTATCGGAACTCAGTTCCATCCTGAATACAGCAGTACTGTTGTGAACCCACATCCGTTGTTTATTCAGTTCATTAAAGCAGCTATTAATAAATAA